GTTGATCGCCAAAAGTTGTAGGCGTGTCTGACCTGGCTTTTGGGCAATTCCGGCTGTGATGACGATAATATCGGCATATTTGCAATCTTCATAGCTGGCCGCATAAATATTCTTCTGTGACGTGTAAGGTAGGGCATCAGAAAGGTCTTCGACGTCACCTTGCACGCGTTTTTCGTTAACATCAATAATACCAAGACTCTGGCCGACGCCGGTGGTGAGACAGTTGAACGCATAACTTGATCCAATCGCGCCATCACCAATTAAAATAATATTGCCGTTGTTCCGCATCTCAAATTCCTCCTCATGAAGATCTTGACGACAGGTACCCAAAACTGCGACAAACGACTATGAGTGAGCAGTTATGAAGCCGATTACGACGCGCCATAAAATCGATTGCCGCCAAAGCTGTTGCATGTATCCGATTTCATTGTAACAGAGGTCTGCATGCAGGGCTTGATAAACGACTGGGAATATTTTTAATATCAAGATAACTTTCTTATCAAGCTGCCATCTTTCTGTTAGTCTTGAAACAACGCTTGTTACATTTTCTTCCAGAAAGGTGGTCCCTCATGTCAGCAGCATCTTACGTACAGTCCATTCTCATAACCCTCAAACAACGCGATCCGAACCAACCAGAATTTTTTGAAGCAGCATCAGCTTTTTTAAAAACCATCACACCGGTTCTCGAAAAACATCCTGAATATATGAAAGCTAATATTCTCGGACGCATCGTTGAACCAGAACGAGCGATTCAATTTGCCATACCGTGGCAGGACGATAAAGGCCAAATCCAGATCAATCGCGGCTTCCGCGTCCAATTTAATTCGGCAATCGGACCATACAAAGGCGGTTTGCGCCTGCATCCTTCCGTGAATTTGAGCATCGTCAAGTTCTTGGGCTTTGAACAAATCTTTAAAAACAGTCTGACGACATTGCCGATCGGTGGGGCGAAAGGCGGCGCCGATTTTGATCCGAAAGGTAAGTCAGATGCTGAAGTGATGCGTTTTTGCCAAAGCTTTATGACGGAACTCAGTAAGTATATCGGACCGGACTTAGATGTGCCGGCGGGCGATATTGGCGTGGGTGCGCGCGAGATCGGTTATCTTTATGGTCAGTACAAGCGGCTTAAAGGCGCACAACGCGGCGTTCTGACTGGCAAGGGGTTGAGTTATGGCGGATCGCTGGCGCGGACAGAGGCGACCGGCTATGGCTTGATTTACTATACAGACGAGTTATTGAAGGCCAACGGTGAATCTTTGGCTGGCAAGCGGGCGGTGATTTCAGGCGCCGGGAATGTCGCCATTTACGCCACGCAGAAAGCTGAGGAGCTTGGGGTCAAGGTGATCACGGTTTCTGATTCAAACGGCTATATCGTAGACGAAAATGGTATTGATGTCGCGGTCGTTAAGCAGATTAAGGAAGTGGAACGTGGGCGCATAAAAGCTTACGCAGATCGGGTTGCTGACTCCCATTATTATGAAGGCTCGGTTTGGGACGCGGATCTTCAGTATGATTTAGCTCTGCCTTGCGCTACCCAAAATGAGATTGATGGCACTCAGGCTGCGCGTTTTAAGG
This genomic window from Lacticaseibacillus paracasei subsp. paracasei contains:
- the gdhA gene encoding NADP-specific glutamate dehydrogenase, giving the protein MSAASYVQSILITLKQRDPNQPEFFEAASAFLKTITPVLEKHPEYMKANILGRIVEPERAIQFAIPWQDDKGQIQINRGFRVQFNSAIGPYKGGLRLHPSVNLSIVKFLGFEQIFKNSLTTLPIGGAKGGADFDPKGKSDAEVMRFCQSFMTELSKYIGPDLDVPAGDIGVGAREIGYLYGQYKRLKGAQRGVLTGKGLSYGGSLARTEATGYGLIYYTDELLKANGESLAGKRAVISGAGNVAIYATQKAEELGVKVITVSDSNGYIVDENGIDVAVVKQIKEVERGRIKAYADRVADSHYYEGSVWDADLQYDLALPCATQNEIDGTQAARFKAAGVIAVAEGANMPSDPEAIAAYTDAGILYGPAKAANAGGVAVSALEMSQNSRRLSDSFEKVDGQLHDIMQHIFKASADAAAEYGMAGDYEAGANIAGFLKVADAMYYQGM